Proteins from one Aureimonas sp. SA4125 genomic window:
- a CDS encoding chemotaxis protein CheB — protein MPDESQGGSNRPAPKPRVTPIRYADEGGSEVALQPEVDEPSAAGDADPGVKSAVPIVGIGASAGGIEALIGFFDAMPSDSGCALVVVLHLDPKRESELAHILSAHTAMPVVQVEDGMRIEANHVYVIAPDSDLRVRAGGLHVSPPEEPRGHRHPVDVLFSSIAADQQQRAIAIVLSGTGSNGTAGLRDIRAEGGMALVQSPETAKFDGMPRSAIAADLADHVLAPEKMPETLLAFMRHGYVAATAEIETGLPGGQATIGRLLEFLRAHGRHDFSGYKPSTLKRRIHRRLGLRNIETLADYIEELRTNADEVTTLVGDLMISVTGFFRDADAWEALADLVITPMVAERETGASFRIWAPACSTGEEAYSLAMLVTELAEAAGKRFDLKVFATDAQEINLRRARAGIYPAAALADFPAGRLARFFEKLDGSYQVSKELRDMVVFAPQNLLRDPPFSRLDLLSCRNFLIYLEPDAQQKIIALCHFALRQGGHLFLGNAETIGRHEELFETVSKKWRIYRRLGSTRHDLLEYPPPRGRSEPRTMERLPPLDSEPIVSAADMARRALLERYAPASVLIDRKGRVLYFHGTTRDYLENPPGEPTRDLLTMARDGLAAKLRGAIREAWKDNRSVTVNARTRESRPGRAVAITAMPMPVSPQGSFLLVSFAPVVLETETSPSLVRREGGAASAGELALQEELSAIRAELQSTIEYQETTNEELKAANEEATSMNEELQSTNEELETSKEELQSFNEELNTVNGQLQHKISELETATNDLNNLLTGSETPTLFLDEKLCIRWFAPATRDLFDFVASDIGRPISHLARKFYDEHLLQDVETVLEKLSTIDAEVLSDASRWYVRRILPYRTQDNRIAGVVITFSDITDRKRAADAVNDARVYSETIVQTVQHPLLVLNGSLHVQTANKAFRKLFAVFDEDLEGQLIFDLGTGEWNNPPLRALLDTVLSLGKELHNFEFEQDFHTTGRRSMLLTASKLSQGGNREELILIAIEDITERKRFEEHREILVGELNHRIKNVMATIQAIASQTLGSATSMEEARSVFGSRLIALGKSHDLLTRENWAGAELRDIVSDTVEPHSGGRNRFRIDGPHLFLSPSVALSIAMALHELATNAAKYGALRSDKGEVHIVWQLRGDGRDRRLSLQWSESGGPAVVEPTRKGFGSLMVQRVLAAELGGKVDMAYSKLGVVCTIDAPMPDGQQRSEAG, from the coding sequence ATGCCCGACGAATCTCAAGGAGGGAGCAATCGCCCCGCGCCCAAGCCAAGGGTGACGCCGATCCGCTATGCGGATGAGGGAGGCAGCGAGGTTGCCCTCCAGCCAGAGGTGGACGAGCCTTCTGCCGCCGGCGATGCCGATCCCGGCGTGAAATCGGCAGTGCCGATTGTCGGCATCGGCGCCTCGGCGGGCGGAATCGAGGCCCTGATTGGCTTCTTCGACGCGATGCCGAGCGACAGCGGCTGTGCTCTCGTGGTCGTGCTTCATCTCGACCCGAAGCGTGAAAGCGAACTGGCCCATATCCTCAGCGCCCACACGGCGATGCCGGTCGTCCAGGTCGAGGACGGCATGCGGATCGAGGCGAACCATGTCTATGTGATCGCGCCGGATTCCGATCTGAGGGTCCGCGCTGGCGGGCTGCACGTCTCGCCGCCCGAGGAGCCGCGCGGCCATCGCCATCCCGTTGACGTCCTGTTTTCCTCGATCGCCGCGGACCAGCAACAGCGGGCGATCGCCATTGTACTTTCCGGAACCGGCAGCAACGGGACCGCTGGCCTTAGAGATATCAGGGCGGAGGGCGGTATGGCTCTCGTCCAGTCGCCCGAAACCGCGAAATTCGATGGCATGCCGAGAAGCGCGATTGCGGCTGATCTGGCCGATCACGTGCTGGCGCCCGAAAAGATGCCCGAGACGCTTCTGGCCTTCATGCGGCACGGCTATGTCGCCGCAACCGCGGAGATCGAGACCGGTTTGCCGGGCGGCCAAGCGACGATCGGCCGTCTCCTCGAATTCCTGCGCGCCCACGGCCGACACGATTTCAGCGGCTACAAGCCATCGACGCTGAAGCGGCGCATTCACCGTCGTCTGGGTCTGCGGAACATCGAGACGCTTGCCGACTACATCGAAGAGCTGCGCACCAACGCCGACGAGGTCACCACGCTTGTCGGCGACCTGATGATCAGCGTCACTGGATTCTTCCGCGATGCCGATGCCTGGGAGGCTCTCGCCGACTTAGTGATCACGCCCATGGTCGCCGAGCGCGAGACGGGCGCATCTTTCCGGATCTGGGCGCCGGCCTGCTCAACGGGCGAGGAGGCCTACTCCCTCGCAATGCTGGTGACCGAGCTTGCCGAGGCGGCGGGAAAGCGCTTCGATCTGAAGGTCTTCGCGACCGACGCGCAAGAGATCAATCTGCGCAGGGCGCGCGCGGGCATCTATCCCGCGGCCGCCCTGGCCGACTTTCCGGCCGGGCGACTGGCCCGTTTCTTCGAGAAGCTCGACGGCTCGTATCAGGTGAGCAAGGAATTGCGCGACATGGTCGTGTTCGCGCCGCAGAACCTGTTGCGCGATCCACCGTTCTCGCGACTGGACCTCCTGTCGTGTCGCAATTTTCTCATCTACCTGGAGCCCGACGCCCAGCAGAAGATCATTGCGCTGTGTCATTTCGCGCTGCGGCAGGGAGGCCATTTGTTTCTTGGCAATGCCGAAACCATCGGGCGGCACGAAGAACTGTTCGAGACGGTGTCGAAGAAATGGCGCATATACCGGCGTCTGGGATCGACCCGGCACGACCTCTTGGAATATCCGCCGCCGCGCGGCCGATCGGAGCCGCGCACCATGGAACGCCTCCCCCCCCTCGATTCCGAGCCGATCGTTTCGGCTGCGGACATGGCGCGTCGCGCCTTGCTGGAGCGCTATGCCCCCGCATCGGTGCTGATCGACCGGAAGGGCCGCGTTCTCTATTTCCATGGCACCACCCGGGATTATCTGGAAAATCCGCCGGGGGAGCCCACGAGGGACCTGCTGACCATGGCCCGCGATGGGCTGGCCGCCAAGTTGCGCGGGGCCATCCGGGAAGCATGGAAAGACAACCGGAGTGTGACGGTCAACGCCCGCACCCGGGAAAGCAGGCCCGGCCGGGCCGTGGCGATCACGGCCATGCCCATGCCGGTGTCGCCGCAGGGCAGCTTTCTACTGGTGAGCTTTGCGCCCGTGGTGCTGGAGACCGAGACGTCCCCGTCTCTCGTGCGCCGGGAGGGGGGCGCCGCCTCGGCTGGCGAGCTGGCTCTTCAGGAGGAACTGAGTGCAATCCGCGCTGAATTGCAGAGCACCATAGAATATCAGGAAACCACGAACGAGGAGCTGAAGGCGGCGAACGAGGAAGCCACCTCGATGAACGAGGAGCTTCAGTCGACCAATGAGGAGTTGGAGACCTCGAAAGAGGAGCTGCAATCCTTCAACGAGGAATTGAACACCGTCAACGGCCAGCTTCAGCACAAGATTAGCGAGCTGGAAACAGCGACCAATGACCTCAACAACTTGTTGACCGGCTCCGAGACGCCGACGTTGTTCCTCGACGAAAAACTCTGCATTCGATGGTTCGCCCCTGCGACGAGGGACCTCTTCGATTTCGTCGCGTCGGACATCGGCAGGCCGATCTCGCATCTGGCGCGGAAGTTTTACGACGAGCACCTGCTGCAGGACGTGGAGACGGTGCTCGAGAAGTTGTCGACCATCGATGCAGAGGTGCTGAGCGATGCAAGCCGCTGGTATGTGCGCCGCATTCTTCCCTATCGCACACAGGACAACCGCATCGCCGGCGTCGTCATCACCTTCAGCGACATCACCGATCGCAAACGTGCGGCCGATGCGGTTAACGATGCGCGAGTCTACTCCGAAACCATTGTTCAGACGGTCCAGCATCCCTTGTTGGTGCTCAACGGCTCTTTGCACGTTCAGACCGCCAACAAGGCCTTTCGCAAACTTTTCGCGGTCTTTGACGAGGATCTTGAGGGCCAGCTGATCTTCGATCTCGGGACGGGAGAGTGGAACAACCCGCCTTTGCGGGCACTCCTCGACACAGTTCTTTCGCTGGGCAAGGAACTTCACAATTTCGAATTCGAGCAGGATTTCCATACGACGGGACGGCGATCGATGCTGCTCACCGCATCGAAGCTCTCGCAGGGAGGGAACCGGGAAGAGCTGATCCTGATCGCCATCGAGGACATCACCGAGCGCAAGCGCTTCGAGGAGCACCGGGAGATCCTCGTCGGCGAACTCAATCACCGCATCAAGAACGTCATGGCGACGATACAGGCCATTGCGTCGCAGACGCTCGGCAGCGCTACCTCGATGGAGGAGGCCCGTTCGGTGTTTGGCTCGCGTCTCATCGCGCTCGGCAAGTCGCACGACCTGCTCACCCGTGAAAACTGGGCCGGCGCCGAATTGCGTGACATCGTTTCGGACACTGTCGAGCCGCATTCGGGAGGGCGAAACCGCTTCCGCATCGACGGACCGCACCTCTTTCTTTCCCCGAGCGTCGCGCTGTCGATTGCGATGGCCTTGCACGAGCTTGCCACGAACGCGGCGAAATACGGGGCACTGAGGAGCGACAAGGGCGAGGTTCACATTGTCTGGCAGCTCAGGGGCGATGGCCGGGATCGAAGGCTCTCGCTTCAGTGGTCCGAGAGCGGCGGGCCTGCGGTGGTCGAACCGACGCGGAAGGGATTTGGCTCCCTCATGGTCCAGAGGGTGCTGGCAGCTGAACTCGGCGGCAAGGTGGACATGGCGTATTCGAAACTCGGGGTTGTCTGCACGATCGACGCACCCATGCCCGATGGTCAACAGAGGAGCGAGGCGGGTTGA